One window of Methanobacterium alkalithermotolerans genomic DNA carries:
- a CDS encoding cation:proton antiporter — protein sequence MIEVLLFFLILLLVALFSRRIDNLPLSPQLIFILAGIITGWLFTGNLDVKQAPLSTTILLIAEVALVLLLFTEASQVKIGDLKTNHLPRRLLSIGFIYTMVLGISLAALIFSNLSFWEAAIIGVVLTPTDASLGEVILKNNKIPDKIREALEVESGLKDGFSVPFLLVFISVGLAEEFFSSATYFVEIALAQVGLGILVGILVGYMVSKLVIKSKSRGWITPEYQRLAYLALALLCFLLAHEIGGSGFVAAFVGGLTTAYVTRDAGKALLDFAEAEGQFLNLTVFYILGIIIAGLIPSITWEIILYAFLSLTVIRMLPVILSLMGSEVNWHSALFIGWFGPRGLASIVLTLIALETVDVFPGQDTFILAVFITVFFSVVAHGITAVPLSRLYLEKSRENHE from the coding sequence TTGATAGAAGTACTATTATTTTTCCTCATACTTTTACTGGTGGCACTGTTTTCCCGCCGGATTGATAATCTACCTCTTAGTCCTCAGCTAATATTTATTCTGGCAGGGATTATCACCGGATGGCTTTTCACCGGAAATCTGGATGTAAAACAAGCACCCTTATCCACCACCATATTATTAATTGCAGAAGTAGCCCTGGTGCTTTTGTTATTTACTGAAGCCTCCCAGGTTAAAATAGGAGACCTTAAAACCAATCACCTGCCCCGGAGACTCCTGAGCATAGGCTTTATTTATACTATGGTGCTGGGGATTTCCCTGGCGGCTTTAATTTTTTCCAATCTCAGTTTCTGGGAAGCAGCCATTATAGGGGTGGTGTTAACCCCCACCGATGCTTCACTGGGAGAGGTGATATTAAAAAATAATAAAATCCCTGATAAAATCAGGGAAGCCCTGGAAGTGGAAAGTGGATTAAAAGATGGATTTTCAGTTCCTTTCCTACTGGTTTTTATTAGTGTGGGGCTGGCTGAAGAATTCTTCTCATCTGCCACCTATTTTGTGGAAATCGCCCTGGCCCAGGTGGGACTGGGGATACTGGTAGGTATCCTGGTAGGGTATATGGTATCTAAACTGGTGATAAAATCCAAATCCCGGGGATGGATAACTCCGGAATACCAGCGCCTGGCTTACCTGGCCCTGGCCCTTCTATGTTTTCTTTTGGCCCATGAAATAGGGGGAAGTGGTTTTGTAGCAGCATTTGTAGGAGGCCTTACTACTGCCTATGTTACCCGGGATGCAGGTAAAGCTCTCCTGGACTTTGCCGAAGCAGAAGGGCAGTTTTTAAATTTAACTGTATTTTATATATTGGGGATAATCATTGCGGGTCTTATTCCTTCTATTACCTGGGAGATTATTTTATATGCCTTTTTAAGCCTTACTGTTATACGCATGTTGCCGGTGATACTATCCCTTATGGGAAGTGAAGTAAACTGGCACTCAGCATTATTCATAGGATGGTTCGGTCCCCGGGGCCTGGCCTCCATCGTACTGACCCTCATTGCCCTGGAAACAGTGGACGTATTCCCTGGACAGGATACCTTTATCCTGGCGGTTTTTATCACCGTATTCTTTAGTGTGGTGGCCCATGGAATAACCGCAGTACCATTATCCCGATTATACCTGGAAAAATCCAGGGAAAACCATGAATAA
- a CDS encoding pirin family protein — MLRKVMDIIEPVYVREGAGVLLRRSIATSRLNYLDPFLLFDHFGSDDPRDYLAGFPLHPHRGIETVTYMLGGKINHKDSLGNQGTIGKRDVQWMTSGSGIMHEEMPQKPKRGKMEGFQLWVNLPARLKMTDPRYQEVKADDIPEVKVNGARVKVIAGEYQGVKGPVKEIYADPEYLDVFLSSGGEFKQFITPGHNAFIYLYEGSGLVSGAEVSSTCLLVLGDGDYLEVNGKEDMRFLLVSGKPLNEPIARHGPFVMNTREEIREALEDLRKGTFVK; from the coding sequence ATGTTACGTAAAGTGATGGATATAATTGAACCGGTATATGTTCGTGAAGGAGCAGGTGTTTTACTCCGCAGAAGTATAGCCACCTCTCGATTAAATTACCTGGATCCCTTCCTGCTATTTGACCACTTTGGATCAGATGACCCCCGGGACTATCTGGCGGGATTTCCCCTGCATCCCCACCGGGGAATAGAAACAGTGACCTACATGCTGGGTGGAAAGATAAACCATAAGGATAGTCTGGGCAATCAGGGAACCATTGGTAAAAGGGATGTGCAGTGGATGACCTCTGGTTCAGGAATCATGCACGAGGAAATGCCTCAAAAACCAAAAAGGGGCAAAATGGAAGGATTCCAATTATGGGTTAATCTACCGGCCCGGCTGAAAATGACTGATCCCCGGTACCAGGAAGTAAAAGCAGATGATATTCCGGAGGTTAAAGTTAATGGGGCAAGGGTTAAGGTGATAGCCGGGGAATACCAGGGAGTAAAAGGGCCGGTTAAAGAAATATATGCCGATCCTGAATATCTGGATGTATTTTTATCTTCTGGTGGGGAGTTTAAACAATTTATTACTCCCGGGCACAATGCCTTTATTTATTTATATGAAGGAAGTGGTCTGGTTTCCGGGGCGGAAGTATCCAGCACCTGTCTTCTGGTACTGGGGGATGGAGATTATTTAGAGGTAAATGGTAAGGAGGATATGCGGTTTCTTTTGGTATCTGGTAAGCCTTTAAATGAACCCATTGCCCGGCACGGGCCCTTTGTGATGAATACCCGGGAGGAGATC